One Sphingomonas endolithica genomic window, AGTTCGCGTTCAATCGCCTCGATACTCTCCCCGAGGTTCTCATTCAGGGGCATGAGCGGGCATTTCTGACATGGTTCTTCTCGGTGAAAATGTCCGGAGGTGGACCGTCGATGCGGCTACGCTTGACGAGTACGTCCGTAACTTGTCCGCGCCCGGTGCCGCGAGAGCGGGGTTCGAATATTACCGGGTCAACTTCAGCGATGACGCGATAAAGCGTGCCGCCGATCGCAACAAGATCGGCATAGCGCCCCCGGTTCTGACCGTCGGAGCCGAAAGCGGTGTCGGGGACGGGCTCGCCAAATCACTCGTCGGTCGTAGTGATCATGCTCAGGGCGTGATCCTGAAAGAGTGCGGGCATTTCGTGCCTGAGGAGTGCCCGACGGAGTTCATGGCCGCGATTCTCGATTTCTGGTCGAAGGTCCCCGCGGCGTCACGTTGAGGCTGATCGCCTTGGAGCCATGTCAGGTCTCCTCCAGGGGATGTCCGGAAAGCCGCGAGATTCAGCATCCGCTGCAATCGAGCCAATTTTATCAGTGCTTTTGTACTGCGTCCGAGCCTCACAATGACAAGCTGCTAGCGCTCCAGCTCATTGAGCATCGGTCGATGAAGATGCGGTTCAGAACGTCAGCGAATTGGATCACGTGAACCGCAAGGCTAGAGCCTTCAACGGCGTAGTGCCCAAACCCTGTGCGGCCGGCCGCTGGCCTGGCCGCTTTCGCCCTGATCGAACGAGGTGGAGTGAGTTGGCGTGATTAAGGTGAAATGGTGGGAGTATGATTCCCGTGATGAGTGGGTCGGTGCAATCGCCGGCGATATCGGCTTAATCATCGCAAAGGCATTGGAGGCTCGCAAGGGTTGCCTGCTGGCGCTCTCCGGCGGCAAGACCCCGATCGCCGCCTATGAGAAGCTCGCTAGCCAAGAGCTCGATTGGAAGAAGGTCACGATCATCCCGGTCGACGATCGGCTGGTGAAGGTGGACGATCCCGCCTCCAACGCCGGCATGCTCGCCAAGATCTTCCTGTCCAAAGGCGCGCGCGTTGTGCCGCTCGGCGCGGATTACGAGGATTACCAGCAGGCCGGCGCCGCCGCCGACGCACGGCTGCAAGATCTGCCATGGCCGCCCGATCTGGTCCTGCTCGGAATGGGCAAGGACGGTCATACGGCATCCATCTTCCCCGGGCCGGATTTCGATACGGCGCTGGATGCGCCCAAGAAGCGCCGTGCGATCGGCGTGATGCCTGATCCACTGCCGGCGGATCAGCCTTATCCGCGCGTTACAATGACACGCGGCGCGATACTCTCTGCCCGCGCGCTCATGATCGTACTGACGGGTGCGAAGAAGCGCGAAGTGCTGGAAGGCGCAATCAAGGACGGCCAGCAATCACGCCTTCCGATCGGCCGTGTGCTGGCGGAAGCCGAGCAGGCGATCGTTATCCACTGGTGTAACGAATAGCGTCTGCGGGAGCGGAACTCCTCCGCCTGCCCGAGCGCCTGCGCTCAGGACGCACATGAGGCGAAATGGAACACCGTCTCCAAAGAACTAGAACACATCATCGGCAACCGGCACGCACTTGATCCAGATTTCTGACCGCTTGGCGTTGCCTCGGTGCGAATAATGACGTCCTTCCAGGTGCTTGGACTTATGCGACGTCGATGACGTGATTGGATCATTAGAAGGGTTACCCACAAAGTTGCGGCAGCCGCTCGGCTAGAAGGTCGATAAACAATCGAATTCGAGGAGGAACGTGTCTTCGTGTGACATGCGTTGCGTAAAGGCAGATGTCGTCACACGCGTAATCGCCAAGGACCTCCACTAACCGTCCCGCTTCAATATCTGCTCGAACGTCCCACAGCGCCTTCACCGCGATTCCGCTGCCGTCAAGCACCCACCGGTGAATGACGTCGTTGGAATCGGTCACTAGTGTCCCCGAAACGGAATACTCGC contains:
- a CDS encoding alpha/beta fold hydrolase, which translates into the protein MVLLGENVRRWTVDAATLDEYVRNLSAPGAARAGFEYYRVNFSDDAIKRAADRNKIGIAPPVLTVGAESGVGDGLAKSLVGRSDHAQGVILKECGHFVPEECPTEFMAAILDFWSKVPAASR
- the pgl gene encoding 6-phosphogluconolactonase; protein product: MIKVKWWEYDSRDEWVGAIAGDIGLIIAKALEARKGCLLALSGGKTPIAAYEKLASQELDWKKVTIIPVDDRLVKVDDPASNAGMLAKIFLSKGARVVPLGADYEDYQQAGAAADARLQDLPWPPDLVLLGMGKDGHTASIFPGPDFDTALDAPKKRRAIGVMPDPLPADQPYPRVTMTRGAILSARALMIVLTGAKKREVLEGAIKDGQQSRLPIGRVLAEAEQAIVIHWCNE